DNA sequence from the Candidatus Neomarinimicrobiota bacterium genome:
CTCCTTCTTTCCTACTTCCGCCTTCTGTGAATTCCAGCCTTACGCGGCCCTTTTCGAGTGCGAGCATTGGTATGGGTTCTCTGACCTCGAGCGGGAAGCCCTCGACGATGACGCGACCCCCGATAACAGTTGATATCCATCAATCGCTTGATATTCAGCTGCACCTCTTTGCGAAGATCACCTTCAACCCTTCCCTCATCCTGAATAATCTTGCGAATGCGCCCTGCTTCCTCTTCGGTCAGTTTCTCGATCAACGTATCGACGTTGACCTCGGCCTGATTCAAGATCGCGGTGGCACGGGATTTCCCAATCCCATAGATATAAGTCAAGGCGATCTGGGCCCGCTTCTTATCGGGAATATTCACTCCTTCTATCCGCATAGAACCTCCGAATAACCGGTTGTTGGCGTAGGGAATAGAAGAAAGAGAAAAGAAAATACAAAATAGGGTGAAAGGGTTAAAGTGTCCATAATGTTCATCCCTGACGCTGCTTGTGCTTAGGGACAGGACAGATCACCCGCACAACCCCCTTGCGTCGAATCACTCTGCACTTGGGACAGATTTTCTTGACCGAAGCCCGAACTTTCATTTTCTCTACGCGCTAAGCGAACGCTCGCTCAGCTCCTCCAGTTCACTTAAGATCCATGGTCCGTTTTCCGTTACGGCCACAGAATGCTCGAAGTGGGCGCTACAGCCACCATCGGCAGTGACCGCTGTCCACTTATCCTCCAACACCTTGACCCCGGGGCCCTGGCTGTTCACCATGGGTTCAATGGCCAGCACCATTCCCTCAACCAATCTCGGTCCCTGGCCCGGTTTTCCGTAGTTCGGCACTTGAGGTTCCTCATGCAAAGACGCACCAATACCGTGTCCCACGAACTCCCGGACCACCGAAAATCCGTGACCTTCCACGAAAGTCTGGACGGCGGAAGAAATGTCCGATACCCGATTCCCCACAGTAACCTGTTCGATTCCCTTGTACAGCGACTCCTTCGTTACTTCCAGGAGATGCTTCAAGTCGTCGGAAACCTCTCCTACCGGGAAGGTCCAAGCCGAGTCTCCACAAAATCCCTTATAGTGCACGCCCACGTCCAACCCGATGATGTCCCCTTCCTTCAGAGGTTCATCGTTGGGAATTCCATGAACGATCTGATCGTTCACCGAG
Encoded proteins:
- the rpsM gene encoding 30S ribosomal protein S13, which gives rise to MRIEGVNIPDKKRAQIALTYIYGIGKSRATAILNQAEVNVDTLIEKLTEEEAGRIRKIIQDEGRVEGDLRKEVQLNIKRLMDINCYRGSRHRRGLPARGQRTHTNARTRKGPRKAGIHRRRK
- the rpmJ gene encoding 50S ribosomal protein L36, yielding MKVRASVKKICPKCRVIRRKGVVRVICPVPKHKQRQG
- the map gene encoding type I methionyl aminopeptidase → MIICKGKEELQKMREANLIVARVLNHLGTLVKPGATTIELDSASEELILKMGARPAFKGYHGYPAVLCASVNDQIVHGIPNDEPLKEGDIIGLDVGVHYKGFCGDSAWTFPVGEVSDDLKHLLEVTKESLYKGIEQVTVGNRVSDISSAVQTFVEGHGFSVVREFVGHGIGASLHEEPQVPNYGKPGQGPRLVEGMVLAIEPMVNSQGPGVKVLEDKWTAVTADGGCSAHFEHSVAVTENGPWILSELEELSERSLSA